A single Phytohabitans houttuyneae DNA region contains:
- a CDS encoding GGDEF domain-containing protein, whose product MTGAIDLLGILAASQALSSETSLDGLRHRVVDVLSAMTGATGVQLLLWEANTGTWRLPAATSETASISLDEAVHRRLVPLSAVRYVERTREPLLLSDALSDDRFARDPYFDGHSCCSLLAVPILNRATLQALLLLENRLIRGAFSTERLDGLMLIAGQLAVSLDNALVYASLERKVAERTRQLAIANEHLERLSVTDALTGLANRRRFEEVLNTEWDRAVWAGSSLALAMIDVDHFKRYNDHYGHPAGDECLHRVADLLRQRSLAGHLVARYGGEEFAVIMPDTGIHVAGDIAEGLRTAVLGLGVPHHMVAAGVVTASIGVAAAVPTAGTSADHLVELADVELYRAKRAGRNRVRCADTDGA is encoded by the coding sequence ATGACCGGCGCGATCGACCTGCTCGGCATCCTGGCCGCCTCGCAGGCGCTCAGCTCCGAGACCAGCCTCGACGGCCTGCGGCACCGCGTGGTCGATGTGCTGTCGGCGATGACCGGCGCCACGGGCGTCCAGCTGTTGCTGTGGGAGGCGAACACCGGCACCTGGCGCCTGCCCGCGGCCACGTCCGAGACCGCCTCGATCTCGCTCGACGAGGCCGTCCACCGCCGCCTGGTCCCGCTCTCCGCGGTCCGGTACGTCGAACGGACCCGTGAGCCCCTCCTGCTCAGTGACGCGCTCTCAGACGACCGCTTTGCCCGCGACCCGTACTTCGACGGGCACAGCTGCTGCTCGCTGCTGGCGGTGCCGATCCTCAACCGCGCCACGCTCCAGGCGTTGCTGCTGCTGGAAAACCGGCTCATCCGCGGGGCGTTCTCCACCGAGCGCCTCGACGGCCTCATGCTCATCGCCGGCCAGCTCGCCGTCTCGCTGGACAACGCCTTGGTGTACGCGTCGTTGGAGCGCAAGGTGGCCGAGCGGACCCGGCAGCTGGCCATCGCGAACGAGCACCTCGAGCGGCTCAGCGTCACCGACGCTCTCACCGGCCTGGCCAACCGGCGGCGCTTCGAAGAGGTGCTCAACACCGAGTGGGATCGCGCCGTGTGGGCCGGCAGCTCCTTGGCGCTGGCGATGATCGATGTCGACCACTTCAAGCGCTACAACGACCACTATGGACACCCGGCCGGCGACGAGTGCCTTCACCGCGTCGCGGATCTGCTCAGGCAGCGCAGCCTCGCCGGCCACCTCGTCGCCCGTTACGGCGGTGAGGAGTTCGCCGTCATCATGCCCGACACCGGCATTCACGTCGCAGGTGACATCGCCGAAGGGCTGCGGACCGCGGTGCTCGGCCTGGGGGTGCCGCACCACATGGTCGCCGCCGGGGTGGTCACCGCGAGCATCGGCGTGGCCGCCGCGGTGCCCACTGCCGGCACCAGCGCCGACCACCTCGTGGAGCTGGCGGATGTCGAGCTCTACCGGGCCAAGCGCGCCGGCCGCAACCGCGTCAGGTGCGCCGACACGGATGGTGCCTAG
- a CDS encoding methyltransferase, protein MADEPAQRVFDAATEADAAAPAGPPAPTRIIELFAGFMVSKTLFAALEFGFFGAVGPDGATTAELGERCRIPERSARAIADLMTDAGLLIRDGDRFRNAPDAEAFLAGRGPFDLRPLARYWDIVSYPTWTNAATAFRTRQGVRTELTEAQTEAYEAAVALVTAETAADLAGAYDFSGHRRLLDAGGGFGTFAKPILERNPHLEATVVDLPEVATIVAEEAASGAFATRLTAVGADLFADPIPGDHDAILVANVVHLFAPERIVELLRRLREAISADGRLLLVDWWRTDVAPHPSARFGAGEFLMISGGDLYQVDEVAGWLAEAGWRFLELQPLPPPSGLILAAPA, encoded by the coding sequence ATGGCGGATGAGCCGGCGCAGCGGGTGTTCGATGCGGCGACAGAGGCCGACGCGGCGGCACCGGCCGGGCCACCGGCACCCACGCGGATCATCGAGCTGTTCGCCGGGTTCATGGTGTCCAAGACGCTCTTCGCCGCGCTCGAGTTCGGCTTCTTCGGCGCGGTCGGCCCGGACGGCGCCACCACGGCTGAGCTCGGCGAGCGGTGCCGCATCCCGGAGCGCAGCGCCCGGGCGATCGCCGACCTGATGACCGACGCGGGTCTGCTGATCCGCGACGGCGACAGGTTCCGCAACGCCCCCGACGCCGAGGCGTTCCTTGCCGGCCGCGGACCGTTCGACCTGCGTCCGCTCGCGCGGTATTGGGACATCGTGAGCTATCCGACGTGGACAAACGCCGCGACGGCGTTCCGCACGAGGCAGGGCGTGCGCACCGAGCTCACCGAGGCGCAGACCGAGGCGTACGAGGCGGCGGTCGCGCTGGTCACCGCCGAGACAGCCGCCGACCTCGCCGGTGCCTACGACTTCAGCGGCCACCGCCGGCTCCTGGACGCCGGGGGCGGCTTCGGCACCTTCGCCAAGCCCATCCTGGAGCGCAATCCGCACCTGGAGGCCACCGTCGTCGACCTGCCCGAGGTGGCGACGATCGTCGCGGAGGAGGCCGCGTCCGGGGCGTTCGCCACCCGGCTGACGGCGGTCGGCGCCGACCTGTTCGCCGACCCGATCCCCGGCGACCACGACGCGATCCTCGTGGCCAACGTGGTGCACCTGTTCGCACCCGAGCGCATCGTCGAGCTGCTGCGGAGGCTGCGCGAGGCCATCTCCGCCGACGGCCGCCTGCTGCTGGTCGACTGGTGGCGCACCGACGTGGCGCCCCACCCGTCCGCACGCTTCGGCGCCGGAGAGTTCCTGATGATCAGCGGTGGCGACCTCTACCAGGTGGACGAGGTCGCGGGGTGGCTCGCTGAGGCCGGCTGGCGGTTTCTCGAGCTCCAGCCCCTGCCGCCGCCGTCCGGCCTCATCCTCGCCGCACCCGCGTAG
- a CDS encoding glycoside hydrolase family 27 protein — translation MMATVTAAAVGAVAVGASQPAQALNNGVARTPPMGWNSWNTFGCNINEALIRQMADAIVSTGMRDRGYQYVVVDDCWFNPNRDSAGNLQGDPSRFPSGMKALGDYLHARNLKFGIYQVPAAETCAQYFNSYPGATGSRGHEAQDARQFAAWGVDFLKYDWCSPEGTINDQVTAFARMRDALAATGRPIVYSINPNSIHEKTGPLRNWSDVSNMWRTTEDITNAWDTGQTNGYPMGIQNIVNVNVPLAGYAAPGGFNDPDMMEVGRSGMTDTEQRSHFALWAIMASPLIAGNDVRASSAATLAILNNADLIAVNQDTLGLQAVQVSNDGTRRVLAKRLANGDVAVALFNQGSSSTTVSTTAAAIGKSGSSFTLRDLWTGGTSTSTGAISATVPGHGTAVYRVSGGGTTPPATTFRLRSEGSGRCLDVNQASTANGAQMLIWDCHSNSNQQFTQNGQALQVMGKCLDVPANATGGTRVQIWDCNGAANQRWTLNSNGTVSNGQSGLCLDVNNGGTANGTAVIVWTCHGGTNQRWTRA, via the coding sequence ATGATGGCAACGGTGACAGCAGCAGCTGTCGGCGCCGTGGCAGTCGGCGCCAGCCAGCCCGCGCAGGCGTTGAACAACGGCGTCGCCAGGACCCCGCCGATGGGCTGGAACTCGTGGAACACCTTCGGCTGCAACATCAACGAAGCTCTCATCCGGCAGATGGCCGACGCCATCGTCAGCACCGGCATGCGGGACCGCGGATACCAGTACGTGGTGGTCGACGACTGCTGGTTCAACCCCAACCGTGACTCCGCGGGCAACCTGCAAGGCGATCCGAGCCGGTTTCCGTCCGGGATGAAGGCGCTGGGCGACTACCTGCACGCCCGCAACCTGAAGTTCGGCATCTACCAGGTGCCGGCGGCCGAGACCTGCGCCCAGTACTTCAACTCCTACCCGGGCGCCACCGGCAGCCGTGGCCACGAGGCGCAGGACGCCCGGCAGTTCGCGGCCTGGGGCGTCGACTTCCTCAAGTACGACTGGTGCTCGCCGGAAGGCACGATCAACGACCAGGTGACGGCCTTCGCCCGCATGCGGGACGCGTTGGCGGCGACCGGACGCCCGATCGTCTACAGCATCAATCCCAACAGCATCCACGAGAAGACCGGCCCGTTGCGCAACTGGAGCGACGTGTCCAACATGTGGCGCACCACGGAGGACATCACCAACGCCTGGGACACCGGCCAGACCAACGGGTACCCGATGGGCATCCAGAACATCGTCAACGTCAACGTGCCGCTGGCCGGGTACGCGGCACCGGGCGGCTTCAACGATCCCGACATGATGGAGGTCGGCCGCAGCGGCATGACCGACACCGAGCAGCGCAGCCACTTCGCGCTGTGGGCCATCATGGCCTCGCCGCTGATCGCGGGCAACGACGTGCGCGCGTCGAGCGCGGCCACCCTGGCGATCCTGAACAACGCCGACCTGATCGCCGTCAACCAGGACACGCTGGGGCTGCAGGCGGTCCAGGTCTCCAACGACGGTACGCGGCGCGTGCTGGCCAAGCGGCTCGCCAACGGTGACGTCGCGGTGGCGCTGTTCAACCAGGGCAGCTCCTCGACGACCGTCTCGACCACCGCCGCCGCCATCGGAAAGAGCGGCTCCTCGTTCACCCTGCGCGACTTGTGGACCGGCGGCACCTCGACCAGCACGGGCGCGATCTCGGCCACCGTTCCGGGGCACGGGACCGCCGTCTACCGGGTCAGCGGGGGTGGCACCACGCCACCGGCGACCACGTTCCGGTTGCGCAGTGAGGGATCCGGTCGCTGCCTCGACGTCAACCAGGCGTCCACGGCCAACGGCGCGCAGATGCTGATCTGGGACTGCCACAGCAACTCGAACCAGCAGTTCACCCAGAACGGGCAGGCGCTGCAGGTGATGGGCAAGTGCCTGGACGTGCCCGCCAACGCGACCGGCGGTACCCGGGTGCAGATCTGGGACTGCAACGGCGCCGCCAACCAGCGGTGGACGCTCAACAGCAACGGCACGGTCAGCAACGGCCAGAGCGGGCTCTGCCTGGACGTCAACAACGGCGGCACGGCCAACGGCACCGCCGTGATCGTCTGGACCTGTCACGGCGGGACCAACCAGCGCTGGACCCGAGCCTGA
- a CDS encoding glycosyl hydrolase family 95 catalytic domain-containing protein, with protein MPDVTRRKLLAAGAAGAGAALLPAGWAAVARANSAPPPAVLAADDLALWYDEPAGTDWLRALPVGNGRLGAMVFGNVDTERLQLNEDTIWAGGPYDSANTRGAANLAEIRRRVYADQWSQAQDLINQTMMGTPGGQLAYQPVGNLRLAFGSASGASQYTRTLDLTTATVTTTYVLNGVRYQREVFASAPDQVIVIRLTADRANSITFNATFDSPQRTTVSSPDGATIGLDGISGNMEGLNGTVRFLALANAAVTGGTASSSGGTLRVSGATSVTLLVSIGSSYVNFRTVNGDYQGIARTRLNAARNIAFDQLRSRHVTDYQALFGRVSINLGRTAAADQPTDVRIAQHASVNDPQFSALLFQFGRYLLISSSRPGTQPANLQGIWNDSMAPPWDSKYTINANLPMNYWPADTTNLGECFLPVFDMVKDLAVTGARTAQAQYGAGGWVAHHNTDGWRGSSVVDGAFWGMWQTGGAWLATLVWDHYLFTGDAEFLRVNYPAMKGAAQFFLDTLVAHPTLGYLVTNPSNSPELAHHSGVSVCAGPTMDNQILRDLFDGVARASEVLGVDTTFRSQVRSARDRLPPMRVGSRGNVQEWLADWIETEPAHRHVSHLYGLHPSNQITRRGTPQLYEAARRTLELRGDDGTGWSLAWKINYWARLEDGARAHKLIRDLVRTDRLAPNMFDLHPPFQIDGNFGATSGIAEMLLQSHNGELHLLPALPSAWPSGQVAGLRGRGGYTVGAAWTSGQADELLVRADRDGTVRLRARLFTGSFTLVDTTDGTTPATTRPESDVVQLAVRAGHTYRAARPGVTASPSLTASPSLTATPTASASPSVTATSSPPPSGARATYAVTGSWQGGFQGEVTVTAGSSPIRGWTVSWTFPNGQVINQIWSGTHTQSGANVTVTNVAYNGALPAGGSATFGFIASAGGVNNPPTNLTCTTT; from the coding sequence ATGCCCGACGTGACACGAAGGAAGCTCCTTGCCGCCGGTGCGGCCGGTGCCGGAGCCGCACTGCTACCGGCGGGATGGGCCGCGGTCGCCCGCGCCAACTCCGCACCGCCGCCGGCGGTGCTGGCCGCTGACGACCTGGCTCTCTGGTACGACGAGCCGGCCGGCACCGACTGGCTGCGAGCGCTGCCGGTCGGCAACGGACGTCTGGGCGCCATGGTGTTCGGCAACGTCGACACCGAGCGGCTGCAGCTCAACGAGGACACCATCTGGGCCGGCGGACCGTACGACTCGGCCAACACGCGCGGCGCGGCCAACCTTGCCGAGATCCGGCGGCGGGTCTACGCCGACCAGTGGAGCCAGGCGCAGGACTTGATCAACCAGACGATGATGGGCACGCCTGGCGGACAGCTGGCCTACCAACCCGTGGGAAACCTGCGGTTGGCCTTCGGCTCGGCCAGCGGCGCCTCGCAGTACACCCGGACACTGGACCTCACCACCGCGACAGTCACCACCACGTACGTGCTGAACGGTGTGCGTTACCAGCGTGAGGTGTTCGCGAGCGCACCGGACCAGGTGATCGTGATCCGGCTGACCGCCGACCGCGCCAACTCGATCACGTTCAACGCCACATTCGACAGTCCACAACGGACGACCGTGTCGAGCCCCGACGGCGCCACGATCGGCCTGGACGGCATCTCCGGCAACATGGAGGGCCTCAACGGCACGGTGCGGTTTCTCGCCCTGGCCAACGCCGCCGTCACCGGCGGCACGGCGAGCAGCTCCGGCGGCACGCTGCGGGTCTCCGGTGCCACAAGCGTCACGCTGTTGGTCTCGATCGGCTCCAGCTACGTCAACTTCCGCACGGTCAACGGCGACTACCAGGGCATCGCACGCACCCGCCTCAACGCCGCCCGAAACATTGCCTTCGACCAGCTGCGCAGCCGCCACGTCACCGACTACCAGGCCCTGTTCGGCCGCGTCTCGATCAACCTCGGCCGTACGGCCGCCGCCGACCAACCGACGGACGTACGGATCGCGCAGCACGCCAGCGTGAACGACCCGCAGTTCTCGGCGTTGCTGTTCCAGTTCGGCCGGTACCTGTTGATCTCCTCGTCGCGTCCGGGTACACAGCCGGCCAACCTGCAGGGCATCTGGAACGACTCGATGGCCCCGCCGTGGGACTCGAAGTACACGATCAACGCGAACCTGCCGATGAACTACTGGCCGGCCGACACGACAAACCTCGGCGAGTGCTTCCTACCCGTCTTCGACATGGTCAAGGACCTGGCGGTGACCGGTGCCCGCACGGCACAGGCGCAGTACGGCGCGGGCGGCTGGGTGGCGCACCACAACACGGACGGGTGGCGCGGCTCGTCGGTCGTGGACGGGGCGTTCTGGGGCATGTGGCAGACAGGCGGCGCCTGGCTGGCGACGCTGGTCTGGGACCACTACCTGTTCACCGGCGACGCCGAGTTCCTGCGCGTTAACTACCCGGCGATGAAGGGCGCCGCCCAGTTCTTCCTCGACACGCTGGTCGCCCATCCGACGCTCGGGTACCTCGTCACCAACCCGTCCAACTCGCCCGAGCTGGCCCACCACTCGGGCGTCAGCGTCTGCGCGGGGCCCACAATGGACAACCAGATCCTGCGTGACCTGTTCGACGGCGTCGCCCGGGCCAGCGAGGTGCTCGGGGTGGACACCACTTTCCGATCGCAGGTCCGTTCGGCCAGGGACCGGTTGCCACCGATGCGGGTGGGCTCTCGCGGCAACGTCCAGGAGTGGCTGGCCGACTGGATCGAGACCGAGCCCGCGCACCGGCACGTCTCCCACCTGTACGGCCTGCACCCCAGCAACCAGATCACCCGGCGCGGCACACCCCAGCTGTACGAGGCGGCGCGCCGGACGTTGGAGCTGCGCGGTGACGACGGGACCGGCTGGTCGCTCGCCTGGAAGATCAACTACTGGGCGCGGCTGGAGGACGGCGCCCGCGCGCACAAGCTCATCCGCGACCTGGTGCGCACCGACCGGCTGGCGCCGAACATGTTCGACCTGCACCCGCCGTTCCAGATCGACGGCAACTTCGGCGCCACCTCCGGCATCGCCGAGATGCTGCTGCAAAGCCACAACGGCGAGCTCCACCTGCTGCCGGCGCTGCCGAGCGCGTGGCCGAGCGGGCAGGTGGCCGGCCTGCGCGGTCGGGGCGGGTACACCGTCGGCGCGGCCTGGACCAGCGGCCAGGCCGACGAGCTCCTGGTCCGCGCCGACCGCGACGGCACCGTCCGGCTGCGCGCCCGGCTGTTCACCGGCAGCTTCACCCTTGTCGACACCACCGACGGCACCACACCGGCCACCACCCGGCCCGAGAGCGATGTCGTCCAGCTCGCTGTCCGGGCCGGCCACACCTACCGGGCGGCGCGACCCGGCGTGACGGCCTCACCCAGCCTGACGGCCTCACCCAGCCTCACCGCCACGCCCACGGCGAGCGCGTCCCCATCGGTGACTGCGACCAGCTCGCCGCCGCCGTCCGGGGCGCGGGCGACGTACGCGGTCACCGGCTCGTGGCAGGGCGGCTTCCAGGGCGAGGTCACCGTTACCGCCGGGTCGTCGCCGATCCGGGGCTGGACCGTCTCCTGGACCTTCCCGAACGGGCAGGTCATCAACCAGATCTGGAGCGGCACCCACACGCAGAGCGGCGCGAACGTGACGGTGACCAACGTCGCCTACAACGGCGCGCTTCCCGCCGGCGGCTCGGCCACGTTCGGCTTCATCGCCTCGGCCGGCGGCGTGAACAACCCACCGACCAACCTCACGTGCACGACCACCTGA
- a CDS encoding endo-1,4-beta-xylanase encodes MRISKRIRFGIGAVAAGAVAAGLAMVLASSAAAGTTLGGSAAEKGRYFGAAVGTYKFNDSTYMTVLNREFNSLVAENEMKWDATEPQRGSFSYGAGDRIVSHARSRGMSVRGHALLWHAQQPGWAQGLSGGDLRNAAINHVTQVATHFRGQIHSWDVVNEAFADGGSGGRRDSNLQRTGNDWIEAAFRAARAADPGAKLCYNDYNTDGINAKSTGIYNMVRDFKARGVPIDCVGLQSHLGTTIDSSYQANIQRFADLGVDVQITELDVMQGGNQANIYATVTRACLAVSRCTGITVWGVRDCDSWRGSDNALLFDCAGNKKAAYDSVLRELNQGTPIPTTPNTSPRTTPPVTTPPVTTPPVTTPPPSGGCTAAATVNQWNGGFVANIRVTAGAAAINGWRVTLTLPSGVTVTGAWSANRSGSSGTVQWTNVDYNGRVAAGQSAEFGFQATGTAGGLTPSCTAT; translated from the coding sequence ATGAGAATCTCAAAACGTATTAGGTTCGGAATCGGCGCGGTCGCCGCCGGCGCTGTGGCCGCCGGCCTGGCGATGGTCCTGGCTTCCTCGGCGGCGGCCGGCACGACGCTGGGCGGTTCGGCTGCGGAGAAGGGTCGTTACTTTGGTGCGGCGGTTGGTACGTACAAGTTCAATGACAGTACGTACATGACGGTGTTGAACCGTGAGTTCAACAGTTTGGTCGCGGAGAACGAGATGAAGTGGGATGCGACTGAGCCGCAGCGGGGGAGTTTTAGTTATGGTGCGGGTGATCGGATTGTGAGTCATGCCCGGTCGCGGGGTATGTCGGTGCGTGGGCATGCGTTGTTGTGGCATGCGCAGCAGCCGGGTTGGGCGCAGGGTTTGTCGGGTGGGGATCTGCGTAATGCGGCGATTAATCATGTGACGCAGGTGGCGACGCATTTTCGTGGGCAGATTCATTCGTGGGATGTGGTGAACGAGGCGTTCGCTGATGGTGGGTCTGGTGGTCGTCGGGACTCGAATTTGCAGCGGACGGGTAATGATTGGATTGAGGCGGCGTTCCGGGCGGCGCGGGCGGCGGATCCGGGTGCGAAGTTGTGTTACAACGACTACAACACTGATGGGATCAACGCGAAGTCGACCGGTATCTACAATATGGTGCGGGATTTCAAGGCTCGTGGTGTGCCGATTGACTGTGTGGGGTTGCAGTCGCATTTGGGTACGACGATTGACTCGTCGTACCAGGCGAACATTCAGCGGTTCGCGGACCTGGGTGTGGATGTGCAGATCACCGAGTTGGATGTGATGCAGGGTGGTAACCAGGCGAACATCTACGCGACGGTGACGCGGGCCTGTCTTGCGGTGTCGCGGTGTACGGGCATCACGGTGTGGGGCGTGCGTGACTGTGACTCGTGGCGGGGTTCGGACAACGCGCTGCTGTTCGACTGCGCCGGCAACAAGAAGGCCGCCTACGACTCCGTCCTGCGCGAGCTCAACCAGGGCACCCCCATCCCGACCACGCCGAACACCTCGCCCCGGACCACACCGCCGGTGACCACTCCTCCCGTGACCACCCCGCCGGTGACCACGCCGCCACCATCCGGTGGCTGCACCGCCGCGGCGACCGTCAACCAGTGGAACGGCGGATTCGTCGCGAACATCCGGGTCACCGCCGGCGCCGCGGCCATCAACGGCTGGCGGGTCACGCTGACCCTGCCATCCGGTGTCACCGTCACCGGTGCCTGGAGCGCCAACCGCAGCGGCAGCAGCGGGACCGTTCAATGGACCAATGTGGACTACAACGGCCGGGTCGCGGCCGGGCAGTCGGCCGAGTTCGGCTTCCAGGCCACCGGCACCGCCGGTGGGCTGACGCCATCCTGCACAGCCACCTGA
- a CDS encoding LacI family DNA-binding transcriptional regulator — MRDVARHAGVSHQTVSRVLNGHPRVRPETRQRVLAAMQALDYRRNLAARTLVTRRSGILGVIGVETTLFGPASMLFGIEEAARAAGYLVTVANVRTVERQVVHGAVDRLCQHAVEGIIAVAPKPALLDAIAAVLTGPPAVGVGGGVDGAVPTVRVDNLAGARLATQHLLTLGHATVHHVAGPFDWPEARERIVGWRSALLDAGAPVPVIRPGSWSAGSGYERGQRLARNPSVTAVFCANDQIALGVLRALHEAGRRVPEDVSVVGFDDTPDSGYFLPPLTTVRQDFAELGRHSLAMLLDRLDGVPPVAHVQLPPALVVRASTAWVS, encoded by the coding sequence ATGCGCGACGTCGCACGGCACGCCGGCGTCTCACACCAGACGGTGTCCCGTGTGCTGAACGGCCATCCCAGGGTGCGGCCGGAGACCCGCCAGCGGGTGCTGGCGGCGATGCAGGCGCTCGACTACCGGCGAAATCTGGCCGCCCGCACCCTGGTCACCCGCCGGTCCGGCATCCTCGGCGTCATCGGCGTCGAGACCACGCTCTTCGGCCCGGCCTCCATGCTGTTCGGCATCGAGGAAGCGGCACGCGCCGCCGGGTACCTCGTCACGGTCGCCAACGTCCGCACGGTGGAGCGCCAGGTGGTCCACGGAGCCGTCGACCGCCTCTGCCAGCACGCCGTCGAGGGAATCATCGCGGTCGCACCGAAGCCGGCCTTGTTGGACGCGATCGCCGCGGTGCTGACGGGCCCGCCGGCGGTCGGCGTGGGTGGGGGTGTCGACGGCGCCGTACCCACGGTGCGGGTCGACAACCTGGCCGGCGCCCGCCTTGCCACCCAGCATCTGCTCACCCTCGGCCATGCGACCGTCCACCACGTCGCCGGACCCTTCGACTGGCCCGAGGCCCGTGAACGGATCGTGGGATGGCGCAGTGCCCTCCTGGACGCCGGCGCGCCGGTACCCGTGATCAGGCCCGGGTCCTGGAGCGCCGGATCCGGGTACGAGCGGGGGCAGAGGCTCGCGCGAAACCCGTCGGTGACGGCTGTCTTCTGTGCCAACGACCAGATCGCGCTCGGCGTGCTGCGGGCGTTGCACGAGGCCGGGCGGCGGGTGCCGGAAGACGTCAGCGTGGTGGGCTTCGACGACACACCGGACTCCGGCTACTTCCTGCCTCCGCTGACCACCGTTCGCCAGGACTTCGCCGAGCTGGGGCGGCACAGCCTCGCGATGCTCCTGGACCGGCTCGACGGCGTGCCGCCGGTGGCGCACGTACAGCTGCCACCCGCGCTTGTCGTGCGGGCCAGCACCGCGTGGGTCAGCTGA
- a CDS encoding LacI family DNA-binding transcriptional regulator codes for MIQEGESQAHGAGRRGDVSIATIARLAGVSRPTVSKVLNGHRGISTRTRQRVEALLREHGYRWPMPATTPCLEVVFHQMLGSIAIEILRGADEVASARECTVGFTDIRQQTVAGLSWVEPMLRRRPIAVIAVSSMVTVSHGEQLVASGIPLVAIDPIDELFPTPAVASKNVDGARTATRHLLDLGHRRIGVVTGPVRDLSARARFDGFRDALAGAGIASDTSLQRHGAFTFEDGRDLGLQLIALPQRPTAIVCGDDLQALGVYEAARQAGLRIPDDLSVVGFDDIGQAAWAAPPLTTVRQEFAQMGAAAARLALALADGERLTQDRYELDTTLIVRGSTSTALS; via the coding sequence GTGATCCAGGAGGGTGAGTCACAGGCGCACGGCGCCGGACGGCGCGGCGACGTGTCGATCGCGACGATCGCGAGGCTGGCCGGCGTGTCGCGTCCGACGGTGTCCAAGGTGCTGAACGGCCACCGTGGCATCAGCACCCGGACCCGCCAGCGAGTGGAGGCACTGCTGCGCGAGCACGGATACCGCTGGCCGATGCCGGCGACGACGCCCTGCCTGGAGGTGGTCTTCCACCAGATGCTCGGATCGATCGCGATCGAGATCTTGCGGGGCGCCGACGAGGTGGCCAGCGCGCGGGAGTGCACCGTCGGGTTCACCGATATCCGTCAGCAGACGGTGGCAGGTCTGTCCTGGGTCGAGCCGATGCTGCGACGGCGCCCCATCGCGGTCATCGCGGTCTCCTCCATGGTCACCGTCAGCCACGGGGAGCAGCTCGTGGCCAGCGGGATCCCGCTGGTGGCCATCGACCCGATCGACGAGCTGTTTCCCACCCCCGCCGTCGCCTCGAAAAACGTGGACGGAGCCCGCACCGCCACCCGCCACCTGCTCGACCTGGGTCACCGGCGGATCGGCGTGGTGACCGGTCCTGTCCGCGACCTGTCCGCGCGGGCGCGGTTCGACGGGTTCCGCGACGCCCTCGCCGGCGCCGGCATCGCGTCCGACACCAGCCTGCAGCGGCACGGCGCCTTCACATTCGAGGACGGGCGAGATCTCGGATTGCAGCTCATCGCACTCCCCCAGCGGCCGACGGCCATCGTGTGCGGCGACGACCTGCAGGCGCTGGGCGTCTACGAGGCGGCCCGGCAGGCGGGCCTGCGGATACCCGACGACCTCAGCGTCGTCGGCTTCGACGACATCGGCCAGGCCGCCTGGGCCGCACCGCCGCTGACCACGGTGCGGCAGGAGTTCGCGCAGATGGGCGCGGCGGCGGCGCGGCTCGCGCTGGCCCTTGCCGACGGCGAGCGGCTGACCCAGGACCGGTACGAGCTGGACACCACGCTGATCGTGCGGGGCAGCACCTCGACCGCTCTCAGCTGA